The sequence AGACTCTCACCCCGTCGTGGATCTATCCATCGACGGCGCCGACGAAGTCGACCCCGCCCTCAATCTCGTCAAAGGACGCGGCGGGTCGCTGCTGAGGGAGAAGATGGTGGAGGGAGCGTCGAAGAAGTTCGTGGTGATCGTCGACGAGTCCAAGCTCGTGAAGCATATCGGCGGAAGCGGGCTCGCCGTTCCCGTGGAGGTCGTGCCGTTCTGCTGCAACTTCACGAGGGGGAAGCTGGAGGAGCTTTTCAGAGAAGCGGGGTGCAAGGCGAAGCTTAGGGTGATGAGCGGCGGAGAGGCGGCGGCTGTGACGGACAACGGGAATTACGTGGTGGATCTGTACTTGGAGAGGGATATGGGAGATTTGGAGGCGGCGAGCGAGAAGATATTGAGGTTGCCCGGAGTGGTGGAGCACGGGATGTTCCTGGGGATCGCGACGACCTTGATCGTCGCCGGAAAATCCGGTGTAACCGTTAAGGATAGGTTTGGGTAAAAGGGTAATTTCATGGAAACAaattagggtttatggtttggttttggtttaagATGGATCTTTGCTTCTGTAAACCCTTTGACTTATTCTTGGTCAGTATGTAAGAGTTTGATTCTTGAATTGCTTACTGTTTGTTTGGTTGGTTGGTTTTAAACAAGTTCAGATGAAATTGCAAAAGTGGTCCCTAACTTTCtctattttacaaaacaaactGGATACTTTATCCTTTTACCCAATTGCCTAAAACATCCgccatctaatctattaaaacagagtCCTATTTGAAACTTACCATGCCATGTTTTAATTTCAGACCTATTAAAAATGTTgtaactaatatataaaacaagCTTAATAACTATCTAATAAAACACGCTCCATTAAGGATGTTTTGTCTTCTTATCttactaatttaatttatatcttCGTTGGATTTACAAGaaataaaaaaccaaaattagtttCGGCTATATCAGTTTGATCGTGGATCAGCCATTCTTTTTGATTCGAGCAAGATTTTCTACTTCTTCAATCATTTAGTTGAAAGAAATCCTCTACCTTTAAAtttcttaatttgttttttgggtTTCACTgtaattgaaattgaaaatctCTGCAATATTTCTTCTGGGCACAACAAAACCCATAATCTCTACAAATTCAAATCATGAAAAGTGAAAATCTCTGCAATTTCATTTCTGGGTACTTAGGGTTTTGTTCCTTAATTTCAGAAGAagttataaattaaaagaaatacttTTCAGGTTTTGATGGACTGTAGAGATGTGATGAGAAGAAAGAAAGTATAACTCTGAGAATTAAGAAAATGAGAGGAGAACATAAATGGGTTCTTTGAAGAAGAAAACCATCAATGCCTCTACCAAATTCAAGCACTCTCTCAAGAAGAAAATGAGAAGAAAATAGAAGGCTGAGTCAGCTCGGTCTCCGTTGAAGATGTTCATGATGTCGAGGATTTTCAAGTAGTTGATGAGTTTAGACAAGCCTGGTCATGGACGAGTTGCTACTACCTTCTAAACATGATGACTAGGACATGATAATGAGGTTCTTAAAGGTGAGGAAATTGGACATTGAGAAAGCAAAGCAAATGTGGGCTGATATGATCCACTTGAGGAAGGAGTTTGAAAGTCTTTTACACGTGCTTTgttatgttgttgttgttgttaactCATTGGTCTATTCTGTATTCTTTAGGTACTGATATCTCTGCTGGAAAAAGAAGGAGAAGTCTCAGAGGAGAGGAGGGTGCAAGGGATGTGTCCTCTAACGTTAGAGGAGGTGGCTTTGGTTCTAACAGCATTGGGATTCGACATAAGTACATAGATATACATTGCAGCTCGTGATATATACATCAGATGTAATATTCTGAATCCATTCATTTTTCATGACAACTGACGAAGTAGTGCCAgaaaaaacacatatatatatgtgtgtttctTAGCTTACTATGTTGAGTTTGCAGGTATCTCATGTTTAAGAAAACAGCTTGACCACAAGAGATTCAAGGAGCTACTGGACTTGCATCACAACAAGCATGTGAGATCAGTTTGCAATAGCTGTCAAGGAAGCTCTTGAGAGAAGAACAGAAACACCAACACATCGAAGAgttgtcttttttttgtttttaaagtatCTAAGAGTAATCTCTGATAAACCTAAGGAGGAATATTACTTTTACGCAAACCTtcgtaaaaaaaatatagtataatctTTGATAAATCTCCTTGACACAACGCAGAAAAGGTGAGAGATTGTTTCTTATTAGTTTTCAAAGCGTGTTTTTATGTAGCTAACTCAACTGTATCAATTAGTTTAATTAAATGGAATTTGGTAAAACCATTGTGCAATGTGAATTATGTGATTGATATATGCAGTAAAAGAATTTAATTTGGTTTATTGCAATAAAAATGATGTTTCTCAGTTAAATCATTTAATTTGGCACGTTTTCTTTTGATGTTTTCATCATCAATCTCCTTTCACTTATCAAATATCTGTCGATGATGGAATAAAATATTTGCGGAAAGTATAATATACATCTAAGTTAAGTTCAACAAGATGACAATGGTATCATAAAACTCAAGCTATCTTCATTTTCTTTATAGGCTTAGACATTTTCAGTTTATAAGTTCACTAATATGTAATATAATACACACGAGTACAAAAAAACACATGAAAAATTTATCTTACATATATAAAGAATAGTTTCACGATCATATCATACAAAAAATCAAAGCTAGACACATATATAAGTGAAAAATATACGCCCCACACCAACCATATTTTTTCCAAATAATAGGTAAGATATATATCATATCCGAAGATGACATAAGTTATCAACACCGtgtagaaaaaaaatcatagtcTATTTAAAACGCAAtccatgaatttttttttaaaaaaataccaacacaatagaaataatttaaaaatatatatattaaatttaacagATAACTATAAAAAGTATCCGCGCATCGGCGCGGGTTAAGCTCTAgtttaatattatgttttatttgtAAAATCATATTATTGTATTTCATAGAAGATACGGACGAAAACAATAACATCACTGTGTAGCTTTTATGTAACATTAGAAGAAGAGGAGCAAAGTTTCACTTTCTTGCTTTTAAAATGTGAAGTTGGTGGCAAGAGCCATGAGATTGAACGGTCTGATCTTGTTCTCGTTTCCATTCCACAAAGCTTTTGACATGAGATGGTAAGTACGTTCTGTCGGATGATAAAAATCCCAAAACATAAACTCGTTGGGGTTATTACAAATCTTGTATCCTTCTCTTCCACACTGTTTCAACCCTCCCAGTGTCCCTCCCCCACAACACGCATTCAACACATCCGAAAACCCTTTCACCAAAACCAATATTCAGTTTACTGATATACACACTTGATGAAGCATCAAAGACATGAATTACCGTAACGAGCAGGGTAGGTTTGGAATCTGTGAGTGATACCATACACAGCTCCAAACACAGCAATGGCTCCAGGGTACTTAGTGCCACTATATCTTCACTATATTAGAGGTAAAGCTCCAAACACAGCTCCAAACACAGCAATGGCTCCAGGGTAGTTAGTGGGGATTATGTTCACTATATCTTCAAGTCTTCTGTTATACTTCTTGGCCATAACATTCATCTTGCCAAAGCATTTATTGGTTGGGGCATTAGGAAGCAAGGCTCTTGCAGGGACACATCCTACTGGACCTAAAGAGAAGATGGCGATGCGACGAGCTCCTAGTTTGTAGATTTGATCAATGGTTTTGTTAACTTGG comes from Brassica rapa cultivar Chiifu-401-42 chromosome A02, CAAS_Brap_v3.01, whole genome shotgun sequence and encodes:
- the LOC103852702 gene encoding probable ribose-5-phosphate isomerase 1, translating into MGSASNPLVTSSVVDDSPLPSNLTQDDLKKLAAYKAVEYVKSGMVVGLGTGSTAKHAVARISELLRQGKLRDIIGIPTSTTTHEQAVSLGIPLSDLDSHPVVDLSIDGADEVDPALNLVKGRGGSLLREKMVEGASKKFVVIVDESKLVKHIGGSGLAVPVEVVPFCCNFTRGKLEELFREAGCKAKLRVMSGGEAAAVTDNGNYVVDLYLERDMGDLEAASEKILRLPGVVEHGMFLGIATTLIVAGKSGVTVKDRFG